The Deinococcus sp. KNUC1210 nucleotide sequence CACGCCGAGCGTTTAGACGCGGCGCTGGGTGCCCTGGAGAGCGCCGACCGCCAACGCCTGACCGACGCCACCTCGCTGACCGAGTGTCTGGCCCCCGCGCTCGACGAACCCCTGACCCGCGCCGAGGCTCTGAACGCGCTGGGTGTGCTGAACGCCCTTCAGGATCAGGAAGCCGAGGCCGATACGCTGTTTGCACAGGCGGTGCAGCACGATCCCGGCCATTACCGCGCCCTGACCAATCTGGGCAACATGGCGCTGGAACGCGGTGATCTGGGGGTCGCCGAGAAGCTGTACCGGCAGGCGATGGCTCTGAACGGCGAATACGCCGGGGCGCATCATAATCTGGGCGTGGCGCTGCGGCGACAGAAACGGCTTCAGGAATCGGTGAAGTACATCAAGGCCGGGCAGCGGCTGAGCGTGCGGCAGACCAAGCGCGATCAGGACGACGAGCTGCGTGCCAGCCCGCGTACCCTCAAGACCGTCCAGACGGTGCGAACCGTGCTGATCGTGCTGGCGGTGGTGGCGGTGCTGTTGCTGGTACGCGGACACCTGTGAACACCGGGGGACCGCAGTCTGAGTCTGTGCTGGACAGTGCCGGTGTTCGCGCCCTGGATGAGCGGCTGGCACGGGCCGGACTGCTGGAACTGGCGATGGAGCACGCTGGAAACGCGGTGGCGCAGGCGGTGCAGCAGAGCTATCCGGCGGGGCGGGTGCTGCTGCTGGCGGGCGGCGGGGCCAACGGCGGAGACGCGTATGTGGCGGCCCGGCTCCTGCATGCCTGGGGCCGTGACGTGGAACTCCTGGCGCTGCCGGTGCGCCACCCCCTGACCCGGCTGGGCCGCGCCCGTCTGAAGGCGGTGGGGCCACAGACGGTGCCGCTGACTCCGGCCAGTCTGCGCCGCGCACTGAGGGCCAGTGCCTCTCAGGATAGGCCGGGCGTGGTGGTCGATGGCCTGCTGGGCACCGGCTTCACTCCGCCGGTACGCCCCGCGCTGGCCGAGCTGATCGAGGTGCTGAACGCGGCGCGGCTGCCAGTCGTTGCCATCGACCTTCCGAGTGGTCTGGACGCGGGCCTGGCGACTCTGCCGCACCCCTGCGTTCAGGCGGCCGTCACGGTCACGTTCGGCGGCGTAAAGCCTGCCCTGATCTACGGTCCTGCTGCGCACGTCGCCGGAGCGGTGCAGGTGGCGGGGCTGGGCGTGCCTTCGG carries:
- a CDS encoding tetratricopeptide repeat protein, translating into MSTPPSVPAHLEGLNLDWEQFLRAGEYRRALAAARLGDAGQEVAGTLEDLLELQEAVRARRLLVARRQFERYQESLASVPHPEAFRANIHAERLDAALGALESADRQRLTDATSLTECLAPALDEPLTRAEALNALGVLNALQDQEAEADTLFAQAVQHDPGHYRALTNLGNMALERGDLGVAEKLYRQAMALNGEYAGAHHNLGVALRRQKRLQESVKYIKAGQRLSVRQTKRDQDDELRASPRTLKTVQTVRTVLIVLAVVAVLLLVRGHL